The following nucleotide sequence is from Mesorhizobium sp. J8.
GCGCCGAGCCCTCGCCGCCTATGACACGAGGCGCCGGCCCGACATATGGGCGCGCAGCGGCGCGGTGAACCTGCTCAACATGTCGCTCTTGTCCGATATGCTGCCGGCGCAGCTGGCGCGCAGCGCTGGCCTCAATGCATTGGGCAGCTTCGCCCCGCTACGCGCCTTCTTCATGCGCGAGGGATTGCGGCCGGGCAGCGGCTTTCGCGCCATTGCCGGCGGCCTACGGAAAGAGGTCGGCCGGTAGGATTCCGTGCCGGATCGCGTAGAGCAGAGCGGTCACCGTCACCACCGAAAAGCATGTCGTGATCAGCACGCTGGCCGAGGCCCGCTGCACCCATACATCGTACTGCTGCGCGATCACGAAGACATTGGTCGCCGTCGGCAGCGCCGCGAGCAGCATGGCGGAGAAGACCCAGGTCGGCGAGAAATTGCCGATCCAGCTCAGCACGACATAGCAAAGCAGCGGATGGACAATCAGCTTCAGCCCGCCGATCAACGCCAACTCGTGCGGAACGCGGTTGAGCGGCCTCAGCGCCAGCGTCACACCCATGGCGAACAAGGCGCAAGGCGCGGCCGCGCGTGCGAGATAGTCGAGGAAACGGTCGACAGGCAGCGGCGGGCGGAACTCCATATAGGCGGCGCCAACGCCAAGCGCCGTCGCAATGATGAAGGGGTGCAGCGCGATCTTTTTCAGGACGCCGAGCGCCAGTTGGAGCGGTGGCGCCTTCTCCTTGCCCGACAGCGCCATCATCATCGGCGCGACGGTGAAATGCACGATGTTCTCGAAGCAGAAGATCAGCGCCACGGGCACCGCCGCCTGTTCGCCGAACGCCAGCAAGGCAAGACCCGGCCCCATATAGCCGATGTTGCCGTAAGCCGCGGCAAGGGCGGTGATCGTCGCCTGCGCGATGCCGCCGCGGGAAACGATAACCGACCAGGCGAACATCAGCGTGAATATCGCGTAGGTGGCGATGAGCGAGCCCAGGATGAAACTCCATTCCGTCAGTTGCTCGAAGGGCGTCTTGGCGAGCAATTGGAAGAACAAGGCCGGCAGTGCGACATAGATGATGAAAATGTTCATCCAGCCGAGTGCCTCCAGCGGCTGCCTGGTGATGCGCGCCACCAGGAAACCGATGAAGATCATGCCGAAGAACGGAAGGACGAGGCCGATGACGTCAGACATTTTTCGCTCGGGCGGGAAAACTCCCGCGCGGGCTAGCCCGTTGTTTCGCCCGAGGTCAATGACTTGGCTATTGAATTGCGGCAGTGCCTGCGCCAAATAGGCCCAAGCCGAAAGTCGGGGTCGATTTCTGGCTGCGTGACGTGTAAATTCAAGGTCTTAGGCGCCCTGTGCGCAGCCACGAAAGGCGCCTCGGAACCTAAGTGGTGAACGTGATGAAGACGGCCAAATTCTCGATCGGGCAAGTGGTTCGCCACAGGCTGTTTCCGTTCCGCGGCGTGATCTTCGACGTCGATCCCGAATTCGCCAACACCGAGGAATGGTACGAAGCCATTCCCGCCGACGTGCGTCCGCGCAAGGA
It contains:
- a CDS encoding AEC family transporter — encoded protein: MSDVIGLVLPFFGMIFIGFLVARITRQPLEALGWMNIFIIYVALPALFFQLLAKTPFEQLTEWSFILGSLIATYAIFTLMFAWSVIVSRGGIAQATITALAAAYGNIGYMGPGLALLAFGEQAAVPVALIFCFENIVHFTVAPMMMALSGKEKAPPLQLALGVLKKIALHPFIIATALGVGAAYMEFRPPLPVDRFLDYLARAAAPCALFAMGVTLALRPLNRVPHELALIGGLKLIVHPLLCYVVLSWIGNFSPTWVFSAMLLAALPTATNVFVIAQQYDVWVQRASASVLITTCFSVVTVTALLYAIRHGILPADLFP